In a genomic window of Dermacentor albipictus isolate Rhodes 1998 colony unplaced genomic scaffold, USDA_Dalb.pri_finalv2 scaffold_18, whole genome shotgun sequence:
- the LOC139052095 gene encoding uncharacterized protein: MAHQQLPDFDDERDNWKAYVIKAEAYFEATGVKESAKKRALLVAALSTRTVQILAGRVAPKKPNSLEYEDVVKVLDEFFDPKRHEITESFRFFNRCQLDGESVQEFITEIRRIADNCNFGTMLDRMLRDRIVCGIRSSALQKQLLTKKDLSVEEAETMALSAEAADKDANKMATDTSAVLKIKAQSASTKEVLAECGRCGSIKHNSNACRWSNARCYHCGRLGHLAVKCRKEESARSRTREGARGFRGRVLAVKEGETDEDKEDSMHIWTLKSTREVNVKPPMRCTFTWGGVDVSMLIDTGSPVCVVSRQLFEQHKNIWPSLRPSRMKLSCYLGKLPVFGELLLPVSYDSTTVECTLVVLDCPGPSLCGRDLISLLSDAGSPVLSLSAKPLTAQPSTTTQVTADVFAEFPDVFSSDLGLIKGPAAHLQLKEGATPKFCREFILVTDHQPLLGLLRPDRPTPPLAAARIQRWALYLGGFRYKLQYSPGKQLLNSDALSRLPQETLEPTTEGELADYVLALASVQEGAVSVEELQALTAGYHIFDYYLPAQLL; encoded by the exons ATGGCACACCAGCAACTGCCCGACTTCGACGATGAAAGAGACAACTGGAAGGCCTATGTTATCAAGGCAGAGGCATACTTTGAGGCAACGGGCGTGAAGGAGTCGGCAAAAAAACGGGCGCTTTTGGTGGCAGCTTTAAGCACGCGCACCGTTCAAATATTAGCAGGACGAGTAGCGCCGAAGAAGCCGAATTCCTTGGAGTACGAAGACGTCGTGAAAGTCTTGGACGAGTTTTTTGATCCCAAGCGCCATGAGATTACCGAAAGCTTCCGCTTCTTCAACCGCTGCCAGCTTGATGGTGAGTCTGTCCAAGAATTCATTACTGAAATTCGTCGAATTGCGGACAACTGCAATTTTGGTACCATGCTTGACCGAATGCTACGGGATAGAATTGTGTGCGGCATAAGATCGAGTGCACTGCAGAAACAACTCCTGACAAAGAAAGATCTGTCCGTAGAGGAAGCCGAAACGATGGCACTGTCGGCTGAAGCTGCAGATAaggacgccaataaaatggccacagACACGTCGGCGGTTCTTAAAATTAAGGCGCAGTCAGCCTCAACGAAAGAGGTACTGGCCGAATGTGGGCGTTGTGGCAGCATAAAGCACAACAGTAATGCCTGCCGTTGGAGTAATGCTCGTTGTTATCACTGCGGTCGACTTGGTCACCTAGCAGTAAAATGCCGGAAAGAAGAAAGCGCAAGATCTCGAACTCGAGAAGGAGCCCGGGGATTTCGTGGCAGAGTACTGGCTGTTAAAGAAGGGGAGACAGATGAAGACAAAGAGGATAGCATGCACATTTGGACGCTAAAATCGACGCGGGAGGTAAATGTCAAGCCCCCAATGCGATGCACTTTCACATGGGGAGGTGTTGACGTGTCAATGCTTATCGATACGGGTTCCCCGGTCTGCGTCGTGTCCCGACAGCTATTTGAGCAGCACAAGAACATTTGGCCTTCGCTCCGGCCTTCACGCATGAAGTTATCATGCTACCTCGGAAAATTGCCAGTTTTTGGAGAGCTCCTCTTGCCGGTGTCGTACGATAGTACAACTGTGGAATGCACATTGGTGGTGCTAGATTGCCCCGGTCCAAGCTTATGTGGTCGAGACCTAATTTCCCTCCTGAGCGACGCAGGCTCCCCCGTCCTCAGCCTCTCAGCCAAGCCGCTGACCGCACAGCCGTCTACCACCACGCAGGTCACTGCTGACGTGTTTGCCGAGTTTCCAGATGTTTTCAGCTCGGATCTGGGCCTCATCAAAGGACCCGCGGCACACCTACAGCTGAAGGAGGGAGCCACGCCCAAGTTCT GCCGAGAATTCATCCTGGTCACAGATCACCAGCCGCTCCTGGGCCTGCTGAGACCGGATCGGCCCACTCCGCCTCTGGCTGCTGCTCGCATACAGCGCTGGGCGCTGTATTTGGGAGGATTTCGCTACAAGTTACAGTATTCGCCAGGCAAGCAGCTCCTGAACTCGGACGCGCTTAGTAGGTTGCCACAAGAAACTTTGGAGCCAACCACGGAAGGAGAGCTGGCTGACTACGTTCTGGCACTCGCATCTGTCCAGGAGGGGGCGGTCTCGGTAGAAGAACTGCAGGCGCTGACGGCAG GCTACCACATCTTCGACTATTACTTGCCTGCGCAGCTTCTTTAG